The Lycium barbarum isolate Lr01 chromosome 9, ASM1917538v2, whole genome shotgun sequence genome has a segment encoding these proteins:
- the LOC132611118 gene encoding uncharacterized protein LOC132611118 isoform X2 has protein sequence MEALIASYADDSSDSDSEPSASTSIAEETRLTPLPPPPISVLHPPNSLVSLDSLPTTRVNRVRSFPHVEGNYALHVYIPVHIPSATKKELASFLKKVTALVPTLHAVDVDVPLSSLLKDEALLEKMVLGREFHISLGRTVPLRVHQINSMVSMLRHKLQFQRRYLIDFNKWEIFVNDDSTRTFMSLEVVAGGLAQIRKQIQAVNEVYKLHNLPEFYKDPRPHISVAWALGDISDTLKRMVEEEMKKYTARSGSQQKCIFTSKFSGILCKIGNKMHEICKFQEE, from the exons ATGGAAGCGCTAATAGCGTCATACGCTGACGATTCTTCTGACTCCGATTCTGAGCCATCAGCTTCCACATCCATTGCTGAAGAGACAAGACTGACCCCTCTGCCTCCACCTCCTATTTCAGTTCTTCACCCGCCCAACTCTCTCG TTTCTTTGGACTCCTTGCCAACTACTCGAGTCAATCGCGTTCGAAGCTTTCCTCATGTTGAAGGCAATTATGCTTTACACGTCTACATCCCAG TTCATATACCATCTGCAACAAAGAAGGAGCTGGCCAGTTTTCTGAAGAAGGTCACAGCTCTCGTACCTACTCTACATGCTGTTGATGTTGATGTACCATTGAGTAGTTTGTTGAAAGATGAAGCCTTGCTTGAAAAAATGGTGTTAGGTAGAGAGTTTCACATTAGTTTGGGAAGAACTGTCCCACTCCGCGTGCATCAGATTAATTCGATGGTCTCCATGCTTCGCCACAAGCTTCAGTTTCAGAGGAG GTATTTAATAGATTTTAACAAATGGGAGATCTTTGTCAATGATGATTCAACTCGCACATTTATGTCATTGGAAGTGGTAGCAGGAGGCTTAGCTCAG ATAAGAAAGCAAATCCAAGCTGTTAATGAAGTCTACAAACTTCACAACCTTCCGGAATTTTACAAG GATCCACGCCCTCACATCTCAGTTGCTTGGGCATTGGGGGACATCAGTGACACCCTGAAGAGAATGGtggaagaagagatgaagaaataCACAGCGCGTTCGGGTTCACAGCAGAAATGTATTTTCACAAGCAAATTCAGTGGCATTTTGTGCAAAATAGGCAACAAGATGCATGAAATCTGCAAGTTTCAGGAAGAATAG
- the LOC132611118 gene encoding uncharacterized protein LOC132611118 isoform X1 translates to MEALIASYADDSSDSDSEPSASTSIAEETRLTPLPPPPISVLHPPNSLVSLDSLPTTRVNRVRSFPHVEGNYALHVYIPVHIPSATKKELASFLKKVTALVPTLHAVDVDVPLSSLLKDEALLEKMVLGREFHISLGRTVPLRVHQINSMVSMLRHKLQFQRRYLIDFNKWEIFVNDDSTRTFMSLEVVAGGLAQGGSLLVFCVPQIRKQIQAVNEVYKLHNLPEFYKDPRPHISVAWALGDISDTLKRMVEEEMKKYTARSGSQQKCIFTSKFSGILCKIGNKMHEICKFQEE, encoded by the exons ATGGAAGCGCTAATAGCGTCATACGCTGACGATTCTTCTGACTCCGATTCTGAGCCATCAGCTTCCACATCCATTGCTGAAGAGACAAGACTGACCCCTCTGCCTCCACCTCCTATTTCAGTTCTTCACCCGCCCAACTCTCTCG TTTCTTTGGACTCCTTGCCAACTACTCGAGTCAATCGCGTTCGAAGCTTTCCTCATGTTGAAGGCAATTATGCTTTACACGTCTACATCCCAG TTCATATACCATCTGCAACAAAGAAGGAGCTGGCCAGTTTTCTGAAGAAGGTCACAGCTCTCGTACCTACTCTACATGCTGTTGATGTTGATGTACCATTGAGTAGTTTGTTGAAAGATGAAGCCTTGCTTGAAAAAATGGTGTTAGGTAGAGAGTTTCACATTAGTTTGGGAAGAACTGTCCCACTCCGCGTGCATCAGATTAATTCGATGGTCTCCATGCTTCGCCACAAGCTTCAGTTTCAGAGGAG GTATTTAATAGATTTTAACAAATGGGAGATCTTTGTCAATGATGATTCAACTCGCACATTTATGTCATTGGAAGTGGTAGCAGGAGGCTTAGCTCAG GGAGGAAGCTTACTTGTATTTTGTGTGCCTCAGATAAGAAAGCAAATCCAAGCTGTTAATGAAGTCTACAAACTTCACAACCTTCCGGAATTTTACAAG GATCCACGCCCTCACATCTCAGTTGCTTGGGCATTGGGGGACATCAGTGACACCCTGAAGAGAATGGtggaagaagagatgaagaaataCACAGCGCGTTCGGGTTCACAGCAGAAATGTATTTTCACAAGCAAATTCAGTGGCATTTTGTGCAAAATAGGCAACAAGATGCATGAAATCTGCAAGTTTCAGGAAGAATAG
- the LOC132611118 gene encoding uncharacterized protein LOC132611118 isoform X3: MEALIASYADDSSDSDSEPSASTSIAEETRLTPLPPPPISVLHPPNSLVSLDSLPTTRVNRVRSFPHVEGNYALHVYIPVHIPSATKKELASFLKKVTALVPTLHAVDVDVPLSSLLKDEALLEKMVLGREFHISLGRTVPLRVHQINSMVSMLRHKLQFQRRYLIDFNKWEIFVNDDSTRTFMSLEVVAGGLAQDPRPHISVAWALGDISDTLKRMVEEEMKKYTARSGSQQKCIFTSKFSGILCKIGNKMHEICKFQEE, encoded by the exons ATGGAAGCGCTAATAGCGTCATACGCTGACGATTCTTCTGACTCCGATTCTGAGCCATCAGCTTCCACATCCATTGCTGAAGAGACAAGACTGACCCCTCTGCCTCCACCTCCTATTTCAGTTCTTCACCCGCCCAACTCTCTCG TTTCTTTGGACTCCTTGCCAACTACTCGAGTCAATCGCGTTCGAAGCTTTCCTCATGTTGAAGGCAATTATGCTTTACACGTCTACATCCCAG TTCATATACCATCTGCAACAAAGAAGGAGCTGGCCAGTTTTCTGAAGAAGGTCACAGCTCTCGTACCTACTCTACATGCTGTTGATGTTGATGTACCATTGAGTAGTTTGTTGAAAGATGAAGCCTTGCTTGAAAAAATGGTGTTAGGTAGAGAGTTTCACATTAGTTTGGGAAGAACTGTCCCACTCCGCGTGCATCAGATTAATTCGATGGTCTCCATGCTTCGCCACAAGCTTCAGTTTCAGAGGAG GTATTTAATAGATTTTAACAAATGGGAGATCTTTGTCAATGATGATTCAACTCGCACATTTATGTCATTGGAAGTGGTAGCAGGAGGCTTAGCTCAG GATCCACGCCCTCACATCTCAGTTGCTTGGGCATTGGGGGACATCAGTGACACCCTGAAGAGAATGGtggaagaagagatgaagaaataCACAGCGCGTTCGGGTTCACAGCAGAAATGTATTTTCACAAGCAAATTCAGTGGCATTTTGTGCAAAATAGGCAACAAGATGCATGAAATCTGCAAGTTTCAGGAAGAATAG
- the LOC132610149 gene encoding transcription factor MYB14-like: protein MPRVPQEKQKGTSTEQIIKKGAWSPEEDQKLRDYIMRYGIWNWKQMPKFAGLSRTGKSSRLRWMNYLRPDVKRGPFSVEEVEIVIKTYQELGNRWSAIAAKLPGRTDNEVKNFFHTHLKKHFGLKNDAPLKTRARSKRADKTKETDKTNAGKAQERPSPDDVSSPSSSIITSEEHEMMDHFLNFDCYDVNSLFGQQISNMENTVVSESNPDQTCRDIGVAEGLEYSQPCSIPDGSSFDQLDMNSFWFDLFRN from the exons ATGCCAAGGGTACCACAAGAGAAGCAGAAAGGTACTAGCACGGAGCAGATCATAAAGAAAGGGGCATGGTCTCCAGAGGAAGACCAAAAACTGAGGGATTATATCATGAGATATGGTATCTGGAATTGGAAACAGATGCCCAAATTTGCAG GACTTTCAAGAACGGGAAAGAGTTCTAGACTTAGATGGATGAACTATCTCCGCCCTGATGTTAAGAGAGGACCTTTTAGCGTGGAAGAAGTCGAAATAGTCATTAAAACTTATCAAGAACTTGGAAATAG ATGGTCAGCCATAGCTGCAAAATTGCCCGGAAGAACAGACAACGAAGTTAAAAACTTTTTCCACACACACTTAAAGAAGCATTTTGGACTGAAAAATGATGCCCCGTTGAAGACTAGGGCAAGAAGCAAAAGGGCAGATAAAACAAAAGAAACAGACAAGACAAATGCTGGAAAAGCTCAAGAAAGACCATCACCTGATGATGTTTCTTCCCCCAGCAGCAGCATTATTACAAGTGAAGAACATGAAATGATGGATCATTTTTTGAATTTTGATTGTTACGACGTTAATTCACTTTTCGGTCAAcaaatttctaacatggaaaacACAGTTGTCTCGGAGAGCAATCCTGATCAAACATGTAGAGATATTGGTGTTGCTGAAGGGCTTGAGTACTCCCAGCCATGTTCCATTCCCGATGGTTCTAGCTTCGATCAATTAGATATGAATTCATTCTGGTTTGATTTATTTCGAAATTGA